The Vicinamibacteria bacterium genomic sequence CGCTACGACAACCTCAGTAAAGTTCCCCGGCTCTCGCTACCGCTCCTCATCATCCACGGGACCGACGATCCAACCGTACCGCTCGCCTGTGGCGAAAGGCTGTTCGCCGCCGCGGCAGAGCCGAAGAGGCTTCTCTGCGTCGAAGGGGCGGGACATACCGATGCTTACGTCGTGGGCGGTGAGCCATATTGGGACGCTTGGCGGGCGCTTCTGGCGAGTGTCAACTCGGGCGGATGAACGGCAATTCGGTCACGACGGCTTCACGCACTTCCGTGCTCGACTCGACGCGTACCAGAGTTCCCGGCGCGAAGATCTCCCGGCGCAGCCACGCGAGCGCTAGCCCGCGGCCAAGAGTCGGTGAATGAGCCGAGCTCGTGACTTCGCCGAGCCGGTTCCCGGCGTCGGAGACCACAGCGCTTCCGATTTCGACCGCCCCCGGTCCGTCGAGACGCAGACCGCCTATCTTCCGGTTCAAGTGGCCGCGATGGGCCAATCTCACCACGTACTCCTGCCCGATGTAGCATCCCTTGTCGAAGCTGACTGCCTGCTCGAGGCCGGCTTCGAGCGGCAGGCAAGTCTCGTCGATATCGACCCCGAATCGTGGGTGGCCCCCCTCGATACGACGTGCTTCGGCCACCGCGGTCGCGGCGGGAACTGCGCCGGCGGCGATCAATCGGTCGACAACGCCAGCGGCCCGATCACGGTTCAGGGCGACGTCGAACCGCGGCGAGGGCTCCTGGAGCTTGGCAATCACCCGGGCGGTTACCCCAAGGGTTCGTGCTTCCAGGAATCCGAGGTGCGTCAGACCCTCGAGCGGGCTAACGGTGTCGAGCACCGACCCCAGCAAGCTCGCGGCTTCAGGCCCTTCTACCGAGAACGCCGTCTCACCGGCATCCAACTCGAGAGTGACGTCCTCGGATATGACGTATCGCCCGAGGGAAGCCACGAGCTTCTCCGCGCTCACCGCCTCCATTTCCATGCGGAAACGCTCCGCCTCGCGGAACAGGATCAGATCGGCGACGAGCTTGCCCTTGTTGGTGAGAAACGTGGCCGGACGGCCCATTCCTCGCTCGAGGCGGGCGACGTCCGCGCTCAACATGCTCTGGAGAAACCGCTCTCGATCCTTGCCCTCGACCCGAACCAGCGCCCGATGGCTTCGGTCCAGGACGATGGCGCCGTTCATCCCCGCACGGTACTGCTCGTCGAAGCTGCGGTTCGGGTGGACGAAAGCCGGCCCGATCGGCCTCGATATGCTCATCGCGCCATTCCGCCTTTCATGACTATACTATTTCGGCGTCTCACCGATCTGCCAAGGAGAATGCATGGAGTTTCCTCTGGACTACGTTCGCGGGTGTTTTCCCGCGCTTCAGAACTCGAGCACCGTATTTCTCGACAACGTCTCGGCGCCGAAATTCCTCGGGACGGTGCGAGCGCTTCGACAGGCGGTGTCGCTCGAGGACAATCCGGCCGACATCGATTCGGAAACGCGCGAGAGCCTGGCTTTCTTCTTGAACTCCAACCTCGGCTGGGCCGACGAGGAGATCGTCTTCGCGCCCGACGTCGCCCTGCTCGCCGAGCGTCTGAGCGCCGCACTCGCTGATGACTATCCGCCGGGCTCGGCCGTCGTCGTCACCGAGCTCGACGACGACTGGCATCTCGCTCCCTGGCGCGCCCTGGCCCAGCGCGGAATCGAGGTCAGGTCGTGGCCCTTGAGACAGCTCGAGAGGGGACTCGACGAAAGCCGGCTCGACGAGTTTCTCATCGAGAATACCCGGGCGGTGATCGTCCCCAAGGCTTCGACGGCACTCGGGACGGTGATCGAGCTGCTCCCTGTCGCCCTCCGGGTGCGCGAGCAAGGGAGCGCGCTCGTGGTGAATTGGACGCCGTTTCTCTCTCACGGCGCGATCGACGTACGCTTCTTGCGTGCGGACTTCGTGCTGGCCTCGGCGGCGCCGCTTTTTGGTGCACAGGTTGGATTCCTGTGGGGTCGCAAGGAGCGGTTGCGCGAGCTTCGGAGCCGCAATGGGGACCCCTTCGCGGGAATCTCCGTCGATCCCAAGGAAGTTGCGTCGCTCGGCGCCGCGCTTCGCTACGTCGAAGAGCTGGGGCTTCTGAGCCAAGAGCTGGCCATTCAACCCTCGGAAGACTACGGCCGCCGGCGCCACATGAGACGCGGCATGCAAGCCATCCGGCATTACGAGAGGAGTTTGACGTCGCTCGCGCTGAGGCGACTTGCGGCCATACCCGGCGCACGGGTGTTCGGAATCGGAGACGCCGACAGTGCCGCGCGGCGGACGCCCCATCTGTACTTTCGACTGGGCGATTGGAAACCCGCCGAGCTCGCCGCGGCGCTCGGGGAAGAGCGAATTCGGGTCGATCATGGGCACTGTGGCTGCCGCGACGCGGTGAAGGCCCTGGGACTTCCCGAGCAGGAGGGCGCCGTTTCCGCCTCGCTCGCTCACTACAACACCGAGTCCGATGTCGAGCGCTTTGCCGAGGCGCTTCATCTCATCGCCCGAGCGTGAGCGTGAAGCTGCTTGCCGATCCATTCTTTCCCGAGTCCATCGTGCGCGATTTGAACGAAGCCGGCTACGATGCCGTTCATGCCGTGGAGATCGGTGCGGAAGATTTGCCACTGCGAGATTTTCTCCGTCTCGCGCATTTCGAGAGCCGGGTCGTCGTGACGCGCAACCGGAGCCTGGCGCGGCTGGTGGAGTCCGACGTCGGTCAAAGCTGGCCTTCGGTGGTTTTCTTCAGGCCCGAGGACGTCCCCAATCAACGGGTGACCGAGACGTTGTTCAATCTTCTCGAGCTCTTTGGTGAGGATCTCGAAGACGGCGCCCTCATCGTGGTTCGAGAGCGCCAGACCTTGCTCAGAAAGTTCCTGAAGAAATAGTAGCTCAGTTTCCTACTTGAAGGATCACGGCCCGGAAGAGCGCGCCTGCTCCAATGGAGAAACCGTTCGAGAGAACGACCGACTGTCCTGCTATGAAGGTAACATCCGCCGGCGAAAGCACCTGAAAATTCGCACCCGCAGACACTGTGGTGCAGCCGTCAAAGATGGCGCTCGAAGTGTGAGTCTGGTTGGTGAGAAAGAGGACGTCCATGCAGGGTGTCTGAGCGGGGCTGCTCGCCAAGCTCTCGTTGCCGTAGGTGTCCACGGCCGTCACGTAATAGTAATACGTGACGCCGTTGGCCACATTGCCGTCGAAATAGGCGCTTTGCAGCACCGGTCCTATCCCGATGTCGGAGTAGAGGCCTTCGGGCACGTTGGCCCGATACACCCGGTAGGCCACGAGGTCGGGCTCGGGGTTGTCGTCCCAGTCGAGCGAGATACCGTTGATTCCGCGGGCGACGGTCAGGCCATTCGGTGGCCCTGGGGGTGTGATGTCAACCGGACCGTTCGAGCTCAGGA encodes the following:
- a CDS encoding glycine cleavage T C-terminal barrel domain-containing protein, producing the protein MSISRPIGPAFVHPNRSFDEQYRAGMNGAIVLDRSHRALVRVEGKDRERFLQSMLSADVARLERGMGRPATFLTNKGKLVADLILFREAERFRMEMEAVSAEKLVASLGRYVISEDVTLELDAGETAFSVEGPEAASLLGSVLDTVSPLEGLTHLGFLEARTLGVTARVIAKLQEPSPRFDVALNRDRAAGVVDRLIAAGAVPAATAVAEARRIEGGHPRFGVDIDETCLPLEAGLEQAVSFDKGCYIGQEYVVRLAHRGHLNRKIGGLRLDGPGAVEIGSAVVSDAGNRLGEVTSSAHSPTLGRGLALAWLRREIFAPGTLVRVESSTEVREAVVTELPFIRPS
- a CDS encoding aminotransferase class V-fold PLP-dependent enzyme, with protein sequence MEFPLDYVRGCFPALQNSSTVFLDNVSAPKFLGTVRALRQAVSLEDNPADIDSETRESLAFFLNSNLGWADEEIVFAPDVALLAERLSAALADDYPPGSAVVVTELDDDWHLAPWRALAQRGIEVRSWPLRQLERGLDESRLDEFLIENTRAVIVPKASTALGTVIELLPVALRVREQGSALVVNWTPFLSHGAIDVRFLRADFVLASAAPLFGAQVGFLWGRKERLRELRSRNGDPFAGISVDPKEVASLGAALRYVEELGLLSQELAIQPSEDYGRRRHMRRGMQAIRHYERSLTSLALRRLAAIPGARVFGIGDADSAARRTPHLYFRLGDWKPAELAAALGEERIRVDHGHCGCRDAVKALGLPEQEGAVSASLAHYNTESDVERFAEALHLIARA
- a CDS encoding DUF5615 family PIN-like protein, producing the protein MSVKLLADPFFPESIVRDLNEAGYDAVHAVEIGAEDLPLRDFLRLAHFESRVVVTRNRSLARLVESDVGQSWPSVVFFRPEDVPNQRVTETLFNLLELFGEDLEDGALIVVRERQTLLRKFLKK